One genomic segment of Rivularia sp. PCC 7116 includes these proteins:
- a CDS encoding ATP-dependent Clp protease proteolytic subunit: protein MENKKQLIRCIEFVAEELDADIFLYSAEITDFNADKLINEIKATSPKRDNVVLIMTTYGGDPDAAFRIARYIKRKYKKFSLFVFGYCKSAGTLLALGADEIVISDFGELGPLDVQVTKDDDFRSESVLDIQQAMSVIGSQAFEMFESYLLNLISGTQALITTKTAADIASSMAVNLLSPIPSQIDPLRLGEMNRLMNIALAYGQRLKPEGIEVIKNLIYNYPSHSFVIDYEEAKKLFDCVREPDDLELELEEMILPLVRKPPSNEIILNLENLSEENEENSDRNHSDRERIAEESVSTDDGENEAIEGNILPFDKRQ, encoded by the coding sequence ATGGAAAACAAAAAGCAGTTAATCAGATGTATTGAGTTTGTTGCAGAGGAACTTGATGCTGATATTTTTCTGTATAGTGCTGAAATCACAGATTTTAATGCTGATAAATTAATTAATGAAATTAAAGCAACCTCACCTAAAAGAGATAACGTAGTCTTAATTATGACTACTTATGGTGGCGACCCAGATGCGGCTTTTAGAATTGCCCGCTATATCAAAAGAAAATATAAAAAGTTTAGTTTATTTGTATTTGGCTACTGTAAAAGTGCCGGAACTTTATTGGCATTAGGTGCCGACGAAATTGTCATATCTGATTTCGGTGAATTAGGTCCTCTCGATGTCCAAGTGACTAAAGATGATGACTTTAGAAGCGAGTCTGTATTAGATATTCAACAAGCCATGTCTGTAATTGGCTCGCAAGCTTTTGAAATGTTTGAGAGCTATTTGTTAAATTTAATTTCTGGAACTCAAGCGCTGATAACTACCAAAACAGCAGCAGATATTGCAAGTTCTATGGCTGTAAATTTATTGTCTCCAATCCCCAGTCAAATTGACCCCTTAAGATTGGGTGAAATGAATAGATTAATGAATATTGCTTTAGCTTATGGTCAAAGATTAAAGCCGGAAGGCATTGAAGTCATTAAAAATCTAATTTATAACTATCCTTCTCATAGTTTTGTTATTGACTATGAAGAAGCGAAAAAGTTATTTGATTGTGTTAGAGAGCCTGACGATTTAGAACTTGAACTAGAAGAGATGATATTACCTTTGGTACGTAAACCTCCTTCTAATGAAATTATCTTAAATTTGGAAAATTTGAGCGAAGAAAATGAAGAAAACTCAGACAGAAATCACTCAGATAGGGAAAGAATTGCGGAAGAATCAGTTTCTACAGACGATGGAGAGAATGAAGCGATTGAAGGTAATATCTTGCCCTTCGATAAAAGGCAGTGA
- a CDS encoding M48 family metallopeptidase: protein MPTYKGISSEAFRHPLDRQAEESLRGLPGFDFVARKFVEFVYERPQLIYLMGNTIEVGPRQYSTIYQIFRECVRDLDIHPEPKLFVEQNPVANSYALGQEHPYIVINTGILDLLNEAEIRSVLAHELGHIKSGHTILIQMAMWAMNAASIVGELTFGIGNIVSSGLIYAFFEWRRKAELTADRAALLVTDDLNTVMSSMMKISGGSNKYANECSLQEFIRQSENYQALDEDGLNQVYKFLMYNGAQGVMLSHPFPVERLHHLRKWAVSQEYMEIKQGNYAKESDKSTVDVKPKENQNDEIDKLQREIEKLQTEINQIKREH from the coding sequence ATGCCAACTTATAAAGGAATTTCCAGCGAAGCTTTCAGACATCCCTTAGATCGTCAAGCCGAAGAAAGCTTAAGAGGTTTACCGGGGTTTGACTTTGTTGCCCGTAAATTCGTGGAATTTGTCTACGAACGTCCGCAATTAATTTATTTAATGGGTAATACCATTGAAGTAGGACCGCGACAATATTCAACTATCTATCAGATATTTCGAGAATGCGTGCGAGATTTGGATATTCACCCAGAACCCAAATTGTTTGTTGAGCAAAATCCCGTTGCCAATAGTTACGCTTTAGGACAGGAGCATCCTTACATCGTTATCAATACGGGAATTTTAGATTTGCTTAACGAAGCCGAAATCAGATCTGTGTTAGCCCACGAGTTGGGACACATTAAGTCTGGTCATACTATTTTAATTCAAATGGCGATGTGGGCGATGAATGCAGCCTCTATTGTCGGAGAACTGACTTTTGGTATTGGTAACATAGTTAGCAGCGGTTTGATTTATGCCTTTTTTGAATGGCGACGCAAAGCCGAGTTAACAGCCGATAGGGCTGCACTATTGGTTACGGATGACTTGAATACGGTTATGTCTTCAATGATGAAAATTTCTGGCGGTAGCAATAAATATGCTAACGAATGCAGTTTGCAAGAATTTATTCGTCAATCGGAAAATTATCAAGCACTTGACGAAGATGGGCTTAATCAAGTGTATAAATTTTTAATGTACAACGGCGCTCAAGGGGTAATGCTCAGTCATCCTTTTCCTGTAGAAAGGCTACATCATCTCAGGAAATGGGCTGTATCTCAAGAATATATGGAAATAAAACAAGGAAATTATGCTAAAGAATCTGACAAGAGTACAGTTGATGTGAAACCGAAAGAAAACCAAAATGACGAAATTGATAAATTGCAGCGAGAAATAGAAAAATTACAAACAGAAATAAATCAAATTAAACGCGAACACTGA
- the lysS gene encoding lysine--tRNA ligase, translating to MSEEDIRATRLEKVEQLRQQGMNPYAYRWEVTHHAGELQEKFADIANGEEVDFEVAIAGRIMTRRVMGKLAFFTLQDETGTIQLYLEKKRISESMADIDADAFKNLKQLTDMGDILGAKGTIKRTEKGELSVYVKQYSVLTKSLLPLPDKWHGLTDITKRYRQRYVDLIVNPDVRQTFRRRALITAGIRRYLDERGFIEIETPVMQGEAGGADARPFITYHNTLEMQLYLRIATELHLKRLIVGGFEKVFELGRIFRNEGISTRHNPEFTTIELYQAYADYNDMMDLTEGIITTVSQEVIGTLKINYQGTEVDLTPPWRRVTMHELVKEYSGIDFESFQSFEQAKAACKNAGIEGIDDCPSLGKLLNEAFEQKVEENLVQPTFVTDFPVEISPLAKPHRSKPGLVERFELYMVGRETANSFSELTDPIDQRQRLEEQAARKAAGDLEAQGVDEDFLAALEYGMPPTGGLGIGIDRLVMLLTDSPSIRDVIAFPLLKPENSTDKSEEQS from the coding sequence ATGTCGGAAGAAGATATCCGTGCCACTAGGCTAGAAAAAGTAGAACAGCTACGACAGCAAGGGATGAATCCCTACGCTTATAGATGGGAAGTAACCCATCATGCTGGTGAATTACAAGAGAAATTTGCCGATATCGCTAACGGTGAAGAAGTTGACTTTGAAGTAGCGATCGCCGGAAGAATAATGACACGTCGTGTCATGGGTAAGTTGGCGTTTTTCACTTTGCAGGATGAAACTGGCACTATTCAGCTTTATTTAGAGAAGAAGCGTATTTCGGAAAGTATGGCGGATATCGATGCCGATGCTTTCAAAAATCTCAAACAGCTTACAGATATGGGCGATATTCTGGGAGCAAAGGGAACTATAAAACGGACTGAGAAGGGCGAATTATCGGTTTACGTTAAGCAATATAGTGTCCTAACTAAATCCCTGTTGCCTTTACCCGACAAATGGCATGGGTTAACTGATATTACTAAACGTTATCGTCAGCGTTATGTGGATTTGATTGTTAACCCTGATGTGCGACAAACGTTTCGCCGTCGCGCCTTGATTACTGCCGGGATTCGCCGCTATTTAGACGAGCGGGGATTTATTGAAATTGAAACTCCGGTAATGCAAGGTGAAGCAGGAGGTGCAGATGCACGTCCGTTTATCACTTACCACAATACGCTGGAAATGCAGCTGTATTTACGCATTGCTACCGAACTTCATTTGAAGCGATTAATTGTCGGTGGGTTTGAAAAAGTTTTTGAATTAGGACGAATTTTCCGCAATGAGGGCATTTCCACCCGTCACAACCCGGAATTTACCACCATTGAACTTTACCAAGCTTACGCCGATTACAACGATATGATGGATTTGACCGAAGGTATAATTACTACCGTCAGTCAAGAAGTTATCGGCACGCTGAAAATTAATTACCAAGGAACTGAAGTCGATCTGACTCCTCCTTGGCGACGAGTCACAATGCATGAGTTAGTTAAAGAATATTCAGGTATTGATTTCGAGTCATTCCAAAGTTTTGAACAAGCCAAAGCAGCCTGTAAGAATGCCGGTATCGAAGGTATAGATGATTGCCCTTCATTGGGTAAACTTCTTAATGAAGCCTTTGAACAAAAAGTTGAAGAAAATTTGGTTCAACCTACATTCGTCACTGATTTCCCCGTTGAAATTTCGCCTTTAGCAAAACCCCATCGTTCAAAACCCGGTTTGGTGGAACGATTTGAATTATATATGGTAGGAAGAGAAACTGCTAATAGCTTTTCCGAACTTACCGATCCTATCGATCAACGCCAGCGTTTAGAAGAGCAAGCAGCTAGAAAAGCAGCTGGAGATTTAGAAGCCCAAGGTGTGGATGAAGATTTTCTTGCCGCCTTAGAATACGGTATGCCTCCTACGGGTGGATTGGGTATTGGTATAGATAGATTGGTGATGTTATTAACTGATTCGCCTAGTATTCGCGACGTTATAGCCTTTCCCCTACTCAAACCAGAAAATAGTACGGATAAATCCGAGGAGCAATCCTAG